The following proteins are co-located in the Oceanimonas sp. GK1 genome:
- the tkt gene encoding transketolase: MPSRQVLANAVRALSMDAVQKANSGHPGAPMGMADIAEVLWRDYLKHNPANPNWADRDRFILSNGHGSMLLYSLLHLTGYELSIDDLKQFRQLHSKTPGHPEYGYAPGVETTTGPLGQGITNAVGMAIAEKALAAQFNQPGHEVVDHYTYTFLGDGCLMEGISHEACSLAGTLGLGKLIAFWDDNGISIDGHVDGWFSDDTPKRFEAYGWQVIPAVDGHDSAAVAAAIEAARADTSRPTLICCRTVIGFGSPNKGGSHDCHGAPLGEDEIAATREQLGWHHAPFEIPADIYGEWDAKAKGAEREAAWNEQFAAYAAAHPELAAELKRRLNGELPADWAQQSTDFIKGLQAAPAKIATRKASQNALDAFGAVLPELLGGSADLAPSNLTMHKASKAISAEDASGNYLHYGVREFGMSAIMNGIALHGGFVPYGGTFLMFVEYARNAVRMAALMKQRSIFVYTHDSIGLGEDGPTHQPVEQIASLRLTPNMSTWRPCDQVESAVAWKHAIERQDGPTSLIFSRQNLPQMERTEAQLADVAKGGYVLRDCAGTPELIIVATGSEVELAMAAAEQLTAKGRAVRVVSMPSTDVFDAQSASYRESVLPAAVTRRLAVEAGIKDYWFKYVGFGGDIIGMTSFGESAPAGELFKLFGFTTDNVVEKAEALLG; this comes from the coding sequence ATGCCTTCTCGTCAAGTGCTGGCCAATGCCGTGCGCGCGCTCAGTATGGATGCGGTACAGAAAGCCAATTCCGGTCACCCCGGTGCCCCCATGGGCATGGCGGATATCGCCGAGGTGTTGTGGCGTGATTACTTGAAGCACAACCCGGCCAACCCGAACTGGGCCGATCGTGACCGCTTTATTCTGTCCAACGGTCACGGCTCCATGCTGCTGTACTCCCTGCTGCACCTGACCGGCTATGAGCTGTCCATCGACGATCTCAAGCAGTTCCGCCAACTGCATTCCAAGACCCCCGGCCACCCCGAGTACGGCTACGCCCCGGGCGTGGAAACCACCACAGGTCCGCTCGGTCAGGGCATCACCAATGCGGTGGGCATGGCCATCGCCGAAAAGGCGCTGGCGGCCCAGTTCAACCAGCCCGGCCATGAGGTGGTGGATCACTACACCTATACCTTCCTGGGTGACGGCTGCCTGATGGAAGGCATCTCCCACGAAGCCTGCTCCCTGGCGGGTACCCTGGGATTGGGCAAGCTGATTGCCTTCTGGGATGACAACGGCATTTCCATCGACGGTCATGTGGACGGCTGGTTCAGCGACGACACGCCCAAGCGTTTTGAAGCCTACGGCTGGCAGGTGATCCCAGCCGTTGACGGCCACGACAGTGCCGCCGTGGCCGCCGCCATCGAGGCCGCCCGCGCCGATACTTCCCGCCCGACCCTGATCTGCTGCCGCACCGTGATCGGCTTTGGTTCTCCCAACAAGGGCGGCAGCCACGACTGCCACGGTGCCCCCCTGGGTGAAGATGAAATCGCCGCCACCCGCGAGCAACTGGGCTGGCACCATGCGCCGTTCGAGATCCCCGCCGACATCTACGGCGAGTGGGATGCCAAGGCCAAGGGTGCCGAGCGGGAAGCCGCCTGGAACGAGCAGTTTGCCGCCTACGCCGCCGCTCATCCGGAATTGGCCGCCGAGCTCAAGCGCCGCCTGAACGGCGAGCTGCCCGCCGACTGGGCCCAGCAGAGCACCGACTTTATCAAGGGCCTGCAGGCGGCTCCGGCCAAGATCGCCACCCGCAAGGCCTCTCAGAACGCCCTCGACGCCTTTGGCGCTGTGCTGCCCGAGCTGCTGGGTGGCAGTGCCGACCTGGCGCCGTCTAACCTGACCATGCACAAGGCTTCAAAGGCCATCAGCGCCGAGGATGCCTCCGGCAACTACCTGCACTACGGCGTGCGCGAGTTCGGCATGAGCGCCATCATGAACGGTATCGCCCTGCACGGCGGTTTCGTGCCCTACGGCGGCACCTTCCTGATGTTCGTGGAATACGCCCGCAACGCGGTGCGCATGGCCGCCTTGATGAAGCAGCGCTCCATCTTTGTGTACACCCACGACAGCATCGGCCTAGGTGAAGACGGCCCGACCCACCAGCCGGTCGAGCAAATTGCCTCTCTGCGCCTGACCCCCAACATGAGCACCTGGCGTCCCTGTGATCAGGTGGAGTCGGCGGTGGCCTGGAAACACGCCATTGAGCGTCAGGACGGCCCCACTTCGCTGATCTTCTCTCGGCAGAACCTGCCCCAGATGGAGCGCACTGAGGCCCAGCTGGCCGACGTGGCCAAGGGTGGCTATGTGCTGCGCGATTGCGCCGGCACGCCTGAGCTGATCATCGTCGCCACCGGCTCCGAGGTGGAGCTGGCCATGGCCGCCGCCGAGCAGCTGACTGCCAAGGGCCGCGCGGTGCGTGTGGTGTCCATGCCGTCCACCGACGTGTTTGACGCCCAGTCTGCCTCCTACCGTGAAAGCGTGCTGCCCGCCGCCGTGACCAGGCGTCTGGCGGTGGAAGCCGGCATCAAGGACTACTGGTTCAAGTACGTGGGCTTTGGTGGCGACATCATCGGCATGACCAGCTTTGGCGAGTCGGCCCCGGCCGGCGAGCTGTTCAAGCTGTTCGGCTTTACCACCGACAACGTGGTGGAGAAGGCTGAGGCCCTGCTGGGCTGA
- a CDS encoding TRAP transporter substrate-binding protein — protein MGNNLHAFGGFFKKSLLTISLGATLATASVQAETLRVAGNFAVDHSSTLAMEVFKQEVEAATQGDMEVNLFPAMQLGGASENVDQVRSGVLSMTWIGVSFLSRTVPELEAVSLPFVFKDRETAFRVIDGRVGELLNEKLADKGFVALGFMELGPRHVTNSVRPIESINDFDGLKIRLQPNETHLKTFRALGASPTSMGINEVYSALQQKVIDGQENPFSIIRKNNYQEVQQYVTDTGHFFDFIVVVANKRRFDKLSGTEQQAVRDAMAKAVAWQREKAAEEDVHSREQLVAAGMQFNRVSPELHQQMQQKTAGIIDELKERLGAELVNAVLEDAKS, from the coding sequence ATGGGAAACAATCTACACGCCTTTGGCGGTTTCTTTAAAAAAAGTTTGTTAACGATCTCGCTCGGCGCGACCCTGGCGACCGCCTCGGTGCAGGCCGAGACCCTGCGGGTGGCGGGCAACTTCGCCGTGGATCATTCCAGTACCCTGGCCATGGAGGTATTCAAGCAGGAAGTGGAAGCGGCCACCCAAGGAGACATGGAAGTCAACCTGTTCCCGGCCATGCAGCTGGGCGGCGCCTCTGAAAACGTGGATCAGGTGCGCTCCGGGGTGCTCAGCATGACCTGGATTGGCGTGTCCTTTCTGTCCCGCACCGTGCCCGAGCTGGAAGCGGTCAGCCTGCCCTTTGTGTTCAAGGACCGGGAAACCGCCTTCAGGGTGATTGACGGCCGGGTAGGGGAGCTGCTTAACGAAAAACTGGCCGACAAGGGCTTTGTGGCCCTGGGCTTTATGGAGCTGGGCCCGCGCCATGTTACCAACAGCGTGCGCCCTATCGAGTCCATCAACGACTTCGACGGCCTCAAGATCCGTCTGCAGCCCAATGAAACCCACCTCAAGACCTTCCGCGCCCTGGGTGCCAGCCCCACTTCCATGGGCATCAACGAAGTCTATTCCGCCCTGCAGCAGAAGGTGATCGACGGTCAGGAAAACCCCTTCAGTATCATTCGCAAGAACAACTATCAGGAAGTGCAGCAGTACGTGACCGATACCGGCCATTTCTTTGACTTTATTGTGGTGGTGGCCAACAAGCGGCGCTTCGACAAGCTCTCCGGGACGGAGCAGCAGGCGGTGCGCGACGCCATGGCCAAGGCCGTGGCATGGCAGCGTGAAAAGGCCGCCGAGGAGGATGTGCATTCCCGGGAGCAGCTGGTGGCGGCGGGCATGCAGTTCAACCGCGTCAGCCCGGAGCTGCACCAGCAGATGCAGCAAAAGACCGCGGGCATTATTGATGAGCTGAAGGAGCGCCTGGGTGCCGAGCTGGTGAACGCCGTGCTGGAGGATGCCAAGTCATGA
- a CDS encoding TRAP transporter small permease: MTTGHSEQPHMLNGAGPLPAPAAFVRRLLQRVDSASRYTICVCMAVMVLLVTAQVFCRYLLSESIDWADEMSRLAFVWAVFLAIPHGLKHGIHVGIDVLTNKLSPRLQEGLARLMLLVSGLLMVVVCYQAVLVAMDSWGELMPTIPVSASVFYIPVMLSCGHGLLHLLFMAWQGTRVWMDEEEVA, translated from the coding sequence ATGACAACCGGTCATTCCGAACAGCCGCACATGCTGAACGGAGCCGGGCCCCTGCCAGCGCCGGCGGCCTTTGTCCGCCGGCTGTTGCAAAGGGTGGACAGCGCTTCCCGCTATACCATTTGTGTGTGCATGGCGGTGATGGTGCTGCTGGTCACGGCTCAGGTGTTCTGCCGTTATCTGCTGTCCGAGTCCATCGACTGGGCCGACGAGATGTCGCGCCTGGCCTTTGTCTGGGCGGTGTTCCTGGCCATTCCCCACGGCCTCAAGCACGGCATTCATGTGGGGATTGATGTGCTGACCAACAAGCTGTCGCCCCGGCTGCAGGAAGGGCTGGCACGGCTGATGCTGCTGGTCAGCGGTCTGCTGATGGTGGTGGTCTGTTACCAGGCGGTGCTGGTGGCCATGGACAGCTGGGGCGAGCTGATGCCGACCATTCCGGTCAGTGCCTCTGTGTTCTATATCCCGGTGATGCTGAGCTGCGGCCATGGCCTGCTGCACCTGCTGTTTATGGCCTGGCAGGGCACCCGGGTGTGGATGGATGAGGAGGAGGTCGCATGA
- a CDS encoding TRAP transporter large permease — protein sequence MTTLAIILFLVLALLGMPLAFSLGLAALGGLAWSGIELSVLPQRMMHAVNSFPLMAIPLFMLAGELMVGGQVMQRTIDFANAFVGRVKGGLAHVTLLSGLGLASVTGAAVAGASALGTTMMPAMKKHYDAGFGSAVVASASNLGPIIPPSAAMIVYALMAGSSVSVGGLFMAGVVPGVLLVIGMMLLSSWMAHRKGYPPTGEPFSLKNLLVQTKRAGAIMLMPVIVIGGIVGGVFTATEGAAIAVVYAFVIGKWVTRKLAWADLPGCMFRAALTSAVVGALIAFATPLTFLFTIDLIPMRLSEFIQTLTDNPHVFLALVMAMLLVVGMFLESNAAYIMLVPLFAPIALAYGIDPLYFGFLFVFNLVIGMMTPPVGVLLFVMCGIAKIPMSQLLRYVWPFIALQYLVLVLCWIFPGIVTALPHALGY from the coding sequence ATGACCACACTGGCGATTATTCTGTTTCTGGTGCTGGCGCTGCTGGGCATGCCCCTGGCCTTTTCCCTGGGGCTGGCGGCCCTCGGCGGTCTGGCCTGGAGCGGCATCGAGCTGTCGGTACTGCCCCAGCGCATGATGCACGCGGTCAACTCCTTTCCGCTGATGGCGATTCCGCTGTTTATGCTGGCGGGGGAGCTGATGGTGGGCGGTCAGGTGATGCAGCGTACCATCGACTTTGCCAACGCCTTCGTCGGCCGGGTCAAGGGCGGCCTGGCCCATGTCACCCTGCTCTCCGGCCTGGGGCTGGCGTCGGTGACCGGTGCCGCCGTGGCGGGCGCCAGTGCGCTGGGCACCACCATGATGCCGGCGATGAAAAAGCACTACGACGCGGGCTTTGGCTCGGCGGTGGTGGCCTCGGCTTCAAACCTGGGTCCCATTATTCCGCCCAGCGCCGCCATGATTGTGTATGCCCTGATGGCCGGCTCCTCGGTCTCCGTGGGTGGCCTGTTCATGGCCGGCGTGGTGCCGGGTGTGCTGCTGGTGATAGGCATGATGCTGCTGTCGAGCTGGATGGCCCATCGCAAGGGCTATCCGCCTACCGGTGAACCCTTCAGCCTGAAGAACCTGCTGGTGCAGACCAAACGGGCCGGGGCCATCATGCTGATGCCGGTGATCGTCATTGGCGGCATTGTCGGCGGCGTGTTTACCGCCACCGAAGGCGCAGCCATTGCCGTGGTCTATGCCTTTGTGATCGGCAAGTGGGTGACCCGCAAGCTGGCATGGGCCGACCTGCCGGGCTGCATGTTCCGGGCCGCGCTGACCTCGGCGGTGGTGGGGGCGCTGATCGCCTTTGCGACGCCGTTGACCTTCCTGTTCACCATTGATCTCATCCCCATGCGGTTGTCCGAGTTTATTCAGACCCTGACCGACAACCCCCATGTGTTTCTGGCACTGGTGATGGCGATGCTGCTGGTGGTGGGCATGTTCCTGGAGTCGAACGCGGCCTACATCATGCTGGTGCCCCTGTTTGCGCCCATTGCCCTGGCCTACGGCATCGACCCGCTGTACTTCGGCTTTCTGTTCGTGTTCAACCTGGTGATCGGCATGATGACGCCGCCAGTGGGAGTGCTGCTGTTCGTGATGTGCGGCATTGCCAAGATCCCGATGTCGCAGCTGTTGCGCTACGTCTGGCCCTTTATTGCCCTGCAATACCTGGTGCTGGTGCTGTGCTGGATTTTCCCCGGTATCGTGACGGCCCTGCCGCACGCCCTGGGTTACTGA
- a CDS encoding aspartate/glutamate racemase family protein — protein sequence MTNRTLLGVLTPSSNTTLEPVTGDILHGVEGVSAHFGRLKVTEISLTDQALSQFDNEPFLQASRLLADARVQSITWSGTSSGWRGFQDDEILCKAITDATGIPATTSVLALNELFQLTGVKRFGLVTPYLHEVQRKVIATYADAGFECVAERHLNDKGNFSFSEVSENTLEEMVRAVAAEGQCDAITIFCTNLRGARVAARLEQELGIPIYDTVSTGVWKGMLLADADPSQIQGWGSLFSIKP from the coding sequence ATGACTAATCGTACTCTGCTGGGTGTTCTGACCCCGTCCTCCAACACCACCCTGGAGCCGGTGACCGGCGACATTCTGCACGGCGTGGAGGGCGTCAGCGCCCACTTCGGCCGGCTCAAGGTGACCGAGATTTCCCTCACCGATCAGGCCCTGAGCCAGTTCGACAACGAGCCCTTCCTGCAGGCGTCCCGGCTGCTGGCGGACGCCAGGGTGCAGTCCATCACCTGGAGCGGCACCTCTTCCGGCTGGCGCGGTTTTCAGGATGACGAGATCCTGTGCAAGGCCATTACCGACGCCACCGGCATTCCGGCCACCACCTCGGTGCTGGCGTTGAACGAGCTGTTCCAGCTTACCGGCGTCAAGCGCTTTGGCCTGGTGACCCCCTACCTGCACGAGGTGCAGCGCAAGGTGATCGCCACCTATGCCGATGCCGGTTTTGAGTGTGTGGCCGAGCGCCACCTCAACGACAAGGGCAACTTCTCCTTCTCCGAGGTGAGCGAAAACACCCTGGAAGAGATGGTGCGGGCGGTGGCCGCCGAGGGGCAGTGCGACGCCATCACCATTTTCTGCACCAACCTGCGCGGCGCCCGGGTGGCGGCGCGGCTGGAGCAGGAGCTGGGCATTCCCATCTACGACACCGTCTCTACCGGGGTATGGAAGGGCATGCTGCTGGCCGATGCGGATCCGAGCCAGATCCAGGGGTGGGGCTCTTTGTTTTCGATCAAGCCGTAA
- a CDS encoding GntR family transcriptional regulator produces MASSVNSLGRSSLRRRSLHEEVADCVRTMIIEGELKEGERINEPALCKQLDISRTPLREALKVLNSEGIVTIEPNRGARVSVITPDEIREHFEIICSLERRAAELAAKRATAADLDRLVRLQHQLEGYHQAQDKQHYFDINQHIHRLIIELAGNDTLTQLHHQLMNKVSRGRYLAIDFHHRWDESVAEHRALLAALQAGDGDRAGRILAEHVMHTGTLLVRELEQKQQKTG; encoded by the coding sequence ATGGCAAGCAGTGTTAATTCCCTGGGCCGAAGTTCCCTCCGGCGGCGCTCGCTGCACGAGGAAGTGGCCGACTGCGTGCGCACCATGATCATCGAGGGCGAGCTCAAGGAAGGGGAGCGCATCAACGAGCCGGCATTGTGCAAACAGCTGGATATCTCCCGCACCCCCCTGCGTGAAGCCCTCAAGGTGCTCAATTCCGAAGGTATTGTCACCATCGAGCCCAACCGGGGCGCCCGGGTGTCGGTGATCACCCCGGACGAGATCCGCGAGCATTTTGAAATCATCTGCTCCCTGGAGCGCCGGGCCGCCGAACTGGCCGCCAAGCGGGCGACCGCCGCCGATCTGGATCGGCTGGTCCGGTTGCAGCACCAGCTCGAAGGCTATCACCAGGCCCAGGACAAGCAGCACTATTTTGACATCAACCAGCATATTCACCGGCTGATCATCGAGCTCGCCGGCAACGACACCCTGACGCAGCTGCACCACCAGCTGATGAACAAGGTCAGCCGTGGCCGCTACCTGGCCATCGACTTTCATCATCGCTGGGACGAATCCGTGGCCGAGCACCGCGCCCTGCTGGCGGCCCTGCAGGCCGGTGACGGCGATCGGGCGGGACGCATTCTGGCCGAGCACGTGATGCATACCGGCACCCTGCTGGTGCGTGAACTGGAGCAAAAACAGCAAAAAACGGGCTGA
- the hydA gene encoding dihydropyrimidinase: MSEFDLVIRNGRIATAADVTDCDIGIKDGRIVALGLNLGAGREELDASGMLVLPGGVDGHCHLDQPMPDGLRMADDFYTGTRSAACGGTTTVMPFAAQEKGQSLKAAVEDYHRRAEGRAVVDYAFHLIVSDPTEKVLKEELPELIRQGCTSFKIYMTYDDLKLNDGQILDVLALARAEGAMAMIHAENADCIGWLTKRLIDAGHTAPKYHAAARPMLVEREATHRAIALSELVDVPILIVHVSGEEAVEQIRWARSKGISIYAETCPQYLFLTAEDLGLDGYEGAKCVCSPPPRDEANQQVIWDGLEDGLFTIFSSDHAPFRYEDPQGKKPNGEEVDFPYIPNGIPGLETRLPLLFSEGVNKGRITLNRFVELTATNPAKLYGLYPQKGSIAVGADADIAIWDPKREVVIQNELLHHDVDYTPYEGQRVTGWPVLTLSRGRVVWRDGEVLGQAGDGRFLPCGKPDMAKPKVRR, translated from the coding sequence ATGTCCGAGTTTGATCTGGTGATTCGAAACGGCCGCATTGCCACCGCCGCCGACGTGACCGACTGCGATATCGGCATCAAGGACGGCCGCATCGTGGCCCTGGGCCTGAACCTGGGCGCGGGCCGGGAAGAGCTGGATGCCAGTGGCATGCTGGTGCTGCCGGGCGGGGTGGATGGCCACTGCCACTTGGATCAGCCGATGCCGGACGGGCTGCGCATGGCCGATGATTTTTACACCGGCACCCGCTCCGCCGCTTGCGGCGGCACCACCACCGTCATGCCCTTTGCCGCTCAGGAAAAGGGCCAGTCCCTGAAGGCGGCGGTAGAGGATTATCACCGCCGGGCCGAGGGCAGGGCGGTGGTGGACTACGCCTTTCACCTGATCGTCAGCGACCCCACCGAAAAAGTGCTCAAGGAAGAGCTGCCGGAGCTCATTCGCCAGGGCTGCACCTCCTTCAAGATTTACATGACCTACGACGACCTCAAGCTCAATGACGGTCAGATCCTGGACGTGCTGGCACTGGCCCGGGCCGAAGGCGCCATGGCCATGATCCACGCGGAAAACGCCGACTGCATCGGCTGGCTGACCAAGCGGCTGATTGACGCCGGCCACACCGCCCCCAAATACCATGCCGCCGCCCGGCCCATGCTGGTGGAGCGGGAAGCCACCCACAGGGCCATCGCCCTGTCCGAGCTGGTGGACGTGCCCATTTTGATCGTGCACGTCTCCGGCGAGGAAGCGGTGGAGCAAATTCGCTGGGCGCGCAGCAAGGGCATCAGCATCTACGCCGAAACCTGCCCTCAGTACCTGTTCCTCACCGCCGAGGATCTGGGGCTGGACGGCTATGAAGGCGCCAAGTGCGTATGCAGCCCGCCGCCCCGGGATGAGGCCAACCAGCAGGTGATCTGGGATGGGCTGGAAGACGGCCTGTTTACCATCTTCTCCTCCGACCATGCCCCTTTCCGTTATGAAGACCCCCAGGGCAAGAAGCCGAACGGCGAAGAGGTGGACTTTCCCTACATTCCCAACGGCATTCCCGGCCTGGAAACCCGGCTGCCGCTGCTGTTCTCGGAGGGGGTCAACAAGGGGCGCATTACCCTTAACCGCTTTGTGGAGCTGACCGCCACCAACCCGGCCAAGCTGTACGGCCTCTACCCCCAAAAGGGCAGCATTGCGGTGGGCGCCGACGCCGACATCGCCATCTGGGATCCCAAGCGTGAGGTGGTCATTCAGAACGAGCTGCTGCACCACGACGTGGATTACACCCCCTATGAGGGCCAGCGGGTGACCGGCTGGCCGGTGCTGACCCTGAGCCGGGGCCGCGTGGTATGGCGCGACGGCGAGGTGCTGGGTCAGGCCGGTGACGGTCGCTTCCTGCCCTGCGGCAAGCCGGACATGGCCAAACCCAAGGTGCGCCGCTGA
- a CDS encoding TRAP transporter substrate-binding protein produces the protein MRKLITATLLGSVLASAPALAETINLKVIGQPLATGLIQKNKEQPFFEHLADNTGLPLKVNYKPLDTTGIKDVEQLRVLKSGLFDLISLRLSQVSRDEPTILGLDLVGLSPDFEKGRRVVDAYKDTVDQRLQARFNTKLLGVWPFGPQVLFCNHPLTSLEDVKGLKVRVSDQSLAQFVESVGGVPVPVAFGDVHQSLALGMIECAITGASSANSAGWPEVTTHMLPLSFQMALNGYGINLKTWNKLTPEQQQTLQAAFDELTDDIWNYSQALFQDASRCNVGEQPCDTGKPFNLVDVPVNEADLAVVASMVQQVSYPNWADQCDKTNPDCSANWKRDMADIVGL, from the coding sequence ATGAGAAAACTGATCACCGCCACCCTGCTGGGCAGTGTGCTGGCATCCGCACCGGCCCTGGCCGAGACCATCAACCTCAAGGTGATCGGTCAGCCGCTGGCGACCGGTCTCATTCAGAAAAACAAGGAGCAGCCGTTTTTTGAACACCTGGCCGACAACACCGGCCTGCCGCTCAAGGTCAATTACAAGCCCCTCGACACCACCGGCATCAAAGACGTGGAGCAGTTGCGGGTACTGAAGTCCGGCCTGTTTGACCTGATTTCCCTGCGTTTGTCTCAGGTGTCCCGGGACGAGCCCACCATTCTCGGGCTGGATCTGGTGGGGCTGAGCCCGGACTTTGAAAAAGGCCGCCGCGTGGTGGATGCCTACAAGGACACCGTCGATCAGCGCCTGCAGGCGCGCTTCAACACCAAGCTGCTGGGGGTCTGGCCCTTTGGCCCCCAGGTGCTGTTCTGTAACCATCCCCTCACCAGCCTGGAAGACGTCAAGGGGCTGAAGGTGCGGGTATCCGATCAGAGCCTGGCGCAGTTTGTGGAATCCGTGGGCGGCGTGCCGGTGCCGGTGGCCTTTGGCGATGTGCACCAGAGTCTGGCGCTCGGCATGATTGAATGTGCCATCACCGGCGCCAGCTCTGCCAATTCCGCCGGCTGGCCGGAAGTGACCACCCACATGCTGCCGCTGAGCTTCCAGATGGCGCTGAACGGTTACGGCATCAACCTCAAAACCTGGAACAAGCTGACCCCGGAGCAGCAGCAGACCCTGCAGGCGGCCTTTGATGAGCTGACCGACGACATCTGGAACTACTCGCAAGCCCTGTTCCAGGATGCCAGCCGCTGCAACGTGGGCGAGCAGCCCTGTGACACCGGCAAGCCCTTCAATCTGGTGGATGTGCCGGTCAATGAGGCCGATCTGGCGGTCGTCGCCAGCATGGTTCAGCAGGTGTCCTACCCGAACTGGGCCGACCAGTGCGACAAAACCAATCCCGATTGCTCCGCCAACTGGAAGCGGGATATGGCCGACATCGTCGGCCTGTGA
- a CDS encoding TRAP transporter small permease subunit — MKRIEQLASLAFGGMFLLLSLLIAVETLLRKFFKVSLQGVDELSGYALAVGATLAFTIALFGRAHMRIDIFHERLPQGLQSVLNWLSALFMSGLGLFLVWVCMNVVLETLDYGSTAQTPWATPLIYPQSVWMAGLAVFALVALGYGLRATWLLASGRHQALNHEFNPKGVSEELQEELADFAQRQQQPHKPTAAPALAGEGA, encoded by the coding sequence ATGAAGCGAATAGAGCAACTGGCCAGTCTGGCGTTTGGCGGCATGTTTCTGCTGCTGTCGCTGCTGATTGCGGTAGAGACCCTGCTGCGCAAGTTTTTCAAGGTATCCCTGCAGGGGGTCGACGAGCTGAGCGGTTACGCCCTGGCGGTGGGCGCCACCCTGGCCTTTACCATCGCGCTGTTTGGCCGTGCCCACATGCGTATCGATATTTTTCATGAGCGGCTGCCGCAAGGCCTGCAGAGCGTGCTCAACTGGCTGTCGGCCCTGTTTATGAGCGGCCTGGGCCTGTTTCTGGTGTGGGTGTGCATGAATGTGGTGCTGGAAACCCTGGACTACGGCAGCACCGCCCAGACGCCCTGGGCGACGCCGCTGATCTACCCCCAGAGTGTGTGGATGGCGGGCCTGGCGGTGTTTGCCCTGGTGGCGCTGGGCTATGGTCTGCGCGCCACCTGGCTGCTGGCCAGTGGCCGGCATCAGGCGCTGAACCATGAATTCAACCCCAAAGGGGTGAGTGAAGAGCTGCAGGAAGAGCTGGCCGACTTTGCCCAGCGCCAGCAGCAACCGCATAAACCCACAGCGGCACCGGCGCTGGCCGGGGAGGGGGCGTAA
- a CDS encoding TRAP transporter large permease codes for MTITTVFIGFLAMLGMLLLGVPIAVAMALIGVIGGIMVFDWTFMDSIGSVVWSVHNEALLTAIPLFILLGELLLRSGIADRMFLSMSAWLGRLPGGLLHTNIGSCALFAATSGSSVATAATIGTVALPSLKERNYSMRQSLGSLAAGGTLGILIPPSVNMLIYGSLTNNSIGKLFMAGLLPGILLSLLFMVYIAFANMGRGSVREEKLPLSEKLRLSRYLIPPAVVFGIVMGSIYSGLATATESAALGVMTALYFAWRSGRLTLAFLQECFVQTARITGMILLIITAAFVLNLTISLTGVVDELTAWVTSFGLSVTGLLLVLILFYLALGMFMDVLSMQVLTIPITYPIVTALGVDPIWYGVFVVLMCELALITPPVGMNLFVVQSVRKDGGNISDVMWGVVPFILIMMLFTFSLMVFPEIALWLPNMM; via the coding sequence ATGACCATCACCACCGTCTTTATCGGCTTTCTGGCCATGCTCGGCATGTTGTTGCTGGGGGTGCCCATCGCCGTGGCCATGGCCCTGATCGGCGTGATTGGCGGCATCATGGTATTCGACTGGACCTTTATGGACTCCATCGGTTCCGTGGTCTGGAGCGTACACAACGAGGCGCTGCTCACCGCCATTCCGCTGTTCATTCTGCTCGGGGAGCTGCTGCTGCGCAGCGGCATCGCCGACCGAATGTTCCTGTCCATGTCGGCCTGGCTGGGCCGGCTGCCCGGCGGCCTGCTGCACACCAATATCGGCTCCTGTGCGCTGTTTGCCGCCACTTCCGGCTCCTCGGTGGCCACCGCCGCCACCATCGGCACCGTGGCGCTGCCGTCGCTGAAGGAGCGCAACTACTCCATGCGCCAGTCCCTGGGCAGCCTGGCCGCCGGCGGCACCCTGGGCATTCTTATTCCGCCCAGCGTCAACATGCTGATCTACGGCTCGCTCACCAACAACTCCATCGGCAAGCTGTTTATGGCGGGCCTGCTTCCCGGCATTCTGCTGAGCCTGCTGTTCATGGTGTACATCGCCTTTGCCAACATGGGCCGGGGCAGCGTACGGGAAGAAAAGCTGCCGCTGTCGGAAAAGCTGCGCCTGTCCCGTTACCTGATCCCACCGGCGGTGGTGTTTGGTATTGTCATGGGCAGCATCTACAGCGGCCTGGCCACCGCCACCGAGTCCGCCGCCCTGGGGGTGATGACCGCGCTCTACTTCGCCTGGCGCTCCGGCCGGCTGACGCTGGCCTTCCTGCAGGAGTGTTTTGTCCAGACCGCGCGCATTACCGGCATGATACTGCTGATCATCACCGCCGCCTTTGTGCTCAACCTGACCATCAGCCTGACCGGGGTGGTGGACGAGCTGACCGCCTGGGTCACCTCCTTTGGCCTGAGCGTGACCGGTTTGCTGCTGGTCCTCATTCTGTTCTACCTGGCGCTCGGCATGTTCATGGACGTGTTGTCGATGCAGGTGCTGACCATTCCCATCACCTATCCCATCGTCACCGCCCTGGGGGTGGATCCCATCTGGTACGGGGTGTTTGTGGTGCTGATGTGCGAGCTGGCGCTGATCACCCCGCCGGTGGGCATGAACCTGTTCGTAGTGCAGAGCGTGCGCAAGGACGGCGGCAACATCAGTGATGTGATGTGGGGGGTGGTGCCCTTCATCCTGATCATGATGTTGTTCACCTTCAGCCTGATGGTGTTCCCGGAGATTGCCCTGTGGCTGCCCAACATGATGTAA